The genomic DNA CGGCCGGTTTGCGGATGAACTTCAAGCAGGCTGGTGCGGTGGGTGTGCGCTAAAACTCGATAGCGGGTCTGCGAGGGTTTGCCGCGCCGTTCATCGACCGCCATGCGGCCGGACCCGCAGGCGCGAATGGCTTTGTTGATCACCCCATGGTCGGCGGCCATACAGCCGTGTACGATCCCAATATAGGTTTTGTCGATTTGTTTCTCCTGAAATTGATCGTTGAGAAGACGGTGCATGGCTGCGTTTTTGGCGAACAGGATCACGCCGCTGACCTCTTTATCAAGACGATGGACCACCCATAGCGGAGCGCCCTGTTGCTCGGTGAGGCGGGAGAGCAGGTCGCTTTGGTCCGGAATGCGTTCCGGAATCGAGGCGATCCCATCGGGTTTATCCACCGCGATTACATCATCGTCTTCGAACAGCCGAACGATTTCCATCAAACACCTAGATCAACCGCTC from bacterium includes the following:
- a CDS encoding RluA family pseudouridine synthase, whose product is MEIVRLFEDDDVIAVDKPDGIASIPERIPDQSDLLSRLTEQQGAPLWVVHRLDKEVSGVILFAKNAAMHRLLNDQFQEKQIDKTYIGIVHGCMAADHGVINKAIRACGSGRMAVDERRGKPSQTRYRVLAHTHRTSLLEVHPQTGRRHQIRVHLYSIGHPLVGDPRYGDKQLNRGFPRLYLHAQSIHFQNPHSGQEIQITSPLPDAFDRVCSPKEVR